The Parambassis ranga chromosome 14, fParRan2.1, whole genome shotgun sequence genome includes a window with the following:
- the sytl2a gene encoding synaptotagmin-like protein 2 isoform X3 — MIDLSFLTEEEQEAILTVLKRDAELKKAEEQRVQNLQQTVGDKSQLRYLTGEWFYETKQLRHQEHIHGSDIIRASLRRTQKPLTLLELSHILPENSSFVGSENKEVFIPPELCGLLQEPHLQLHSEGYQSPYQSLEDTPKPILPSPTKRTNPFNRKPAFAEEDSGLVAKAAQTQTSNQEIIPSPETRQATNDTPISQNASVSMPMCENSSISQDSFLEVDVSGGKQTKVAAPRGILKHLSASSSTDSLPSCLEPQYPCSLDCPTDTWIDRKQVRFSTAVSQSGVKWQDGKEVGEHSLLDTDSSTPENASDLEKAGSSPAGTHEPSLKHSQVDSQEGEPGCKYEANIQEQEAGQHLVFGDVSELFRSALPSSALSTLVSANQEVGNQEAQPGDDCQSQDTDQAARHSIHPAEALSGTKQSTTGSSKTSHSVSPKPRQRLLGIFSREKDKAAPQQGPQKEETSVFNQGEPYNTQNLSKGVADLTVDKPQSNIKEIKPPQTTEVKTLQLLAMQTTPFKDTMNSDAADTCQSSGDKREGARHEDGAKMASYGIPTNTVVKDMNSNLSPLIETPDEDPDSRFQEKSLSPQGHSRLSEDLLENDGTYRANPVLICEETDDSLSGSVTELQSSEPQESIISPVAFDTHKSEENIIVPLSQQSSSSPTEDRPAKISELKHFWEKEYTGPKVVTTRVREASSTSVLTNKAASLHSDVRASLESTEKSEREAQTSPYKTKKSLTVTDKGFVSQSPEKSQLKSSGNSVDVQSTSVQLQMKADVESQERPLSTTIPHPPRSKDQDDEVKRSPSKTCHPKVLPRESSISKGSSLERSPLKTFPIDINPQTNASEEQQVKPTPVPRQRKSPLHGAKETDANLSTDTTSPVLLSHQVDRGAFLGHLATQNNLTSPASPQSKEEKKKFGPFTRLARSFIPQDSQHYLGPQEKAHIPHFNPDRPADGNPDKNSIQDSTTKAWSLSWAGSGSYDDSSTPVLSALKRLSSRSVSSSKSLENLTSPTKEERTQSNSREQINRSVDDVSSLPPSTSTLNSKTSMSVPVLQQDETDSDSALDTNVRYRRNTSSSTSTLSLSSGMASMSSVSGSMSSIYPADFGDIEVQGSIQFAVNYIQKLGEFHIFVVLCRDLAIADTKKNRSDPYVKCYLLPDKTKLGKRKTNVKKKTLNPTYNEILRFKITMEVLKTQNLNISVWHNDTFGRNSYLGEVDLDLSEWDFNNTQINEYALKANVSAQKPAPSPSRLMGSRGQMKVALRFLPQTTHSTTVSRMETGEVQIWVKDCKNLPPVRGVIIDPFVKCTVLPDTSRKSRQKTRVVKRTANPMFNHTMVYDGFRAEDLREACVEITVWDHDRLNNHYIGGLRLGLGTGKSYGVDVLWMDSTTDEASLWQRMLQSTGEWVEDVLPLRMLEVAKNTSK, encoded by the exons ATATCAGAGCCCTTATCAAAGCCTAGAGGATACTCCAAAACCAATTCTACCATCACCCACAAAG agaacaaatCCATTCAACAGGAAGCCTGCTTTTGCAGAAGAGGATAGTGGATTAGTAGCTAaagcagctcaaacacagacatcaaaTCAAG aAATTATACCATCACCTGAAACTAGACAGGCCACCAATGATACCCCCATCAGCCAGAATGCATCTGTATCAATGCCCATGTGTGAAAACAGCAGTATTTCTCAGGACAGTTTTCTTGAGGTTGATGTGTCCGGAGGCAAACAGACTAAGGTTGCTGCTCCGCGGGGCATCCTCAAACATTTGTCTGCATCCAGCTCCACAGACAGTCTGCCGTCTTGCCTGGAACCGCAATATCCATGTAGCCTGGATTGTCCCACTGATACATGGATAGACAGGAAGCAGGTGAGGTTCAGCACTGCAGTCAGTCAGAGTGGTGTGAAGTGGCAGGATGGAAAGGAGGTGGGAGAGCACAGTTTGTTGGACACTGATTCATCTACTCCTGAAAATGCCAGTGACCTTGAAAAGGCTGGCAGCAGCCCTGCTGGCACACATGAGCCTTCACTCAAACACAGTCAAGTGGATTCACAGGAAGGAGAACCTGGTTGTAAATACGAGGCAAACATCCAAGAACAAGAAGCAGGCCAACACCTAGTCTTTGGCG ATGTCTCTGAGCTCTTTCGTTCAGCGCTACCAAGCTCTGCATTGTCCACCTTGGTTTCTGCTAACCAAGAGGTAGGTAATCAAGAAGCACAGCCGGGAGACGACTGTCAGTCTCAGGACACCGACCAAGCAGCCAGACACAGCATTCACCCTGCTGAGGCCTTGTCAGGTACCAAGCAGTCAACTACTGGCAGCTCAAAGACATCTCATTCTGTCTCACCAAAACCAAGACAAAGATTACTTGGAATTTTTAgtagagagaaagacaaagctGCACCACAGCAAGGTCCACAGAAGGAAGAGACAAGTGTGTTTAACCAGGGCGAGCCATACAACACACAGAATCTTTCAAAAGGTGTAGCAGATCTGACTGTGGACAAACCCCAAAGTAACATCAAAGAAATCAAACCACCTCAGACGACAGAAGTGAAAACACTGCAACTTCTGGCAATGCAGACCACCCCGTTTAAAGACACAATGAACTCAGATGCTGCAGACACATGCCAAAGCAGCGGTGACAAAAGAGAAGGGGCAAGACATGAAGATGGTGCTAAGATGGCTTCATATGGCATTCCAACTAACACTGTTGTAAAGGACATGAACAGCAATCTCTCACCTCTAATAGAAACACCAGACGAGGATCCTGATAGCAGGTTCCAGGAAAAGAGTTTGTCACCACAGGGTCACAGCCGCCTATCAGAGGATCTTTTAGAAAATGATGGCACATATAGAGCTAATCCAGTCCTCATCTGTGAGGAGACAGATGACTCTTTATCAGGTTCAGTAACAGAGTTGCAGAGTTCTGAGCCACAGGAAAGCATCATCTCTCCTGTTGCTTTTGACACCCACAAATCAGAAGAGAACATCATAGTTCCTCTTTCCCAGcaatcctcttcctctcccacaGAGGACAGGCCAGCAAAGATTAGTGAGCTTAAGCATTTCTGGGAGAAAGAATACACAGGACCTAAGGTAGTCACTACAAGAGTCAGAGAGGCCTCTAGCACTTCGGTCCTCACAAACAAAGCCGCTTCTCTTCACTCTGATGTCAGAGCATCCCTGGAGAGCACAGAGAAGTCTGAGCGAGAGGCGCAAACATCTCCATACAAAACCAAGAAGTCTTTAACAGTGACAGACAAGGGTTTTGTCAGTCAGAGTCCAGAAAAGTCACAGCTGAAAAGCTCTGGTAATAGTGTGGATGTGCAGTCAACAAGTGTCCAACTCCAAATGAAGGCTGATGTAGAATCTCAAGAAAGGCCCCTTAGTACTACTATACCCCATCCTCCAAGATCAAAAGACCAGGATGACGAAGTCAAGAGGAGTCCATCTAAGACCTGCCACCCAAAAGTCTTACCTCGAGAATCTTCTATTTCCAAAGGATCCAGTCTGGAACGGTCTCCCCTGAAAACCTTTCCAATAGACATCAACCCCCAAACTAACGCCAGTGAAGAGCAACAAGTGAAGCCGACACCTGTGCCGAGACAGAGAAAGAGTCCTTTACATGGAGCAAAGGAGACAGACGCCAATCTGAGCACAGACACCACCTCACCTGTTCTTCTTTCACATCAGGTGGACAGAGGGGCCTTTTTAGGCCATCTAGCTACACAGAATAATTTAACCTCCCCAGCTTCACCACAATccaaagaagagaaaaagaagttTGGGCCCTTTACACGGCTTGCTCGATCGTTCATCCCTCAGGACTCTCAGCACTACCTTGGGCCTCAGGAGAAGGCACACATTCCTCACTTTAACCCAGACAGGCCTGCTGATGGGAATCCTGACAAAAACTCCATCCAAGACTCAACTACCAAGGCCTGGTCTCTGTCTTGGGCAGGTTCAGGCA GTTATGATGACAGTTCAACCCCCGTTCTGTCAGCTCTAAAACGACTATCTTCTCGGAGTGTGTCGTCTTCAAAAAGCCTGGAAAATCTCACCTCACCAACAA AAGAAGAAAGGACCCAAAGTAACTCAAGAGAACAAATAAATCGAAGTGTGGATGATG TTTCTTCACTTCCACCGTCAACTTCTACTCTCAACTCCAAAACAAGCATGTCAGTGCCTGTCCTACAGCAGGATGAG ACGGACAGTGACAGCGCCTTGGATACCAACGTGAGATACAGAAGgaacaccagcagctccacctctacTCTAAGTCTCTCCTCAGGGATGGCGTCCATGTCCTCT GTAAGTGGCAGCATGAGCAGCATTTACCCAGCAGATTTTGGTGACATTGAGGTCCAGGGGAGCATCCAGTTTGCTGTCAATTACATTCAGAAGCTGGGAGAGTTCCACATCTTTGTGGTACTCTGCAGGGATCTGGCTATCGCTGACACCAAGAAGAACCGTTCTGACCC atacGTGAAATGTTATCTTCTTCCTGACAAAACAAAGTTGGGAAAGAGAAAAACGAATGTTAAAAAGAAGACCTTAAACCCAACCTACAATGAAATCCTCAGG TTTAAAATTACAATGGAGGTGCTGAAGACTCAGAATCTGAACATCTCAGTGTGGCACAATGACACGTTTGGGCGGAACAGCTACCTGGGCGAGGTGGACCTGGATTTGTCAGAGTGGGACTTTAACAACACACAGATAAATGAATATGCACTGAAAGCCAAT GTCTCGGCACAGAAACCAGCACCGTCTCCCTCACGGCTGAtgggcagcagaggacagatgaAAGTTGCTTTGAGATTCCTGCCACAGACAACTCACA GTACGACAGTATCTAGGATGGAGACTGGTGAGGTGCAGATTTGGGTGAAGGACTGCAAGAATCTTCCACCAGTCAGAGGAGTCATCATTGACCCATTCGTGAAGTG TACTGTACTTCCTGACACGAGCCGCAAAAGCAGACAGAAGACACGGGTGGTGAAGAGGACGGCAAACCCCATGTTCAACCACACCATGGTGTATGATGGCTTCCGAGCAGAGGACCTCCGAGAAGCCTGCGTGGAGATCACAGTGTGGGATCACGACCGACTGAACAACCACTACATTGGAGGTCTTAGACTCGGGCTAGGGACAG GGAAGAGTTACGGAGTGGATGTCCTCTGGATGGATTCAACAACAGATGAAGCAAGTTTATGGCAGAGAATGTTACAATCTACTGGTGAATGGGTGGAGGATGTCTTACCTCTGAGGATGTTAGAAGTTGCAAAGAACACATCAAAATGA
- the sytl2a gene encoding synaptotagmin-like protein 2 isoform X2, with the protein MIDLSFLTEEEQEAILTVLKRDAELKKAEEQRVQNLQQTVGDKSQLRYLTGEWFYETKQLRHQEHIHGSDIIRASLRRTQKPLTLLELSHILPENSSFVGSENKEVFIPPELCGLLQEPHLQLHSEGYQSPYQSLEDTPKPILPSPTKQRTNPFNRKPAFAEEDSGLVAKAAQTQTSNQEIIPSPETRQATNDTPISQNASVSMPMCENSSISQDSFLEVDVSGGKQTKVAAPRGILKHLSASSSTDSLPSCLEPQYPCSLDCPTDTWIDRKQVRFSTAVSQSGVKWQDGKEVGEHSLLDTDSSTPENASDLEKAGSSPAGTHEPSLKHSQVDSQEGEPGCKYEANIQEQEAGQHLVFGDVSELFRSALPSSALSTLVSANQEVGNQEAQPGDDCQSQDTDQAARHSIHPAEALSGTKQSTTGSSKTSHSVSPKPRQRLLGIFSREKDKAAPQQGPQKEETSVFNQGEPYNTQNLSKGVADLTVDKPQSNIKEIKPPQTTEVKTLQLLAMQTTPFKDTMNSDAADTCQSSGDKREGARHEDGAKMASYGIPTNTVVKDMNSNLSPLIETPDEDPDSRFQEKSLSPQGHSRLSEDLLENDGTYRANPVLICEETDDSLSGSVTELQSSEPQESIISPVAFDTHKSEENIIVPLSQQSSSSPTEDRPAKISELKHFWEKEYTGPKVVTTRVREASSTSVLTNKAASLHSDVRASLESTEKSEREAQTSPYKTKKSLTVTDKGFVSQSPEKSQLKSSGNSVDVQSTSVQLQMKADVESQERPLSTTIPHPPRSKDQDDEVKRSPSKTCHPKVLPRESSISKGSSLERSPLKTFPIDINPQTNASEEQQVKPTPVPRQRKSPLHGAKETDANLSTDTTSPVLLSHQVDRGAFLGHLATQNNLTSPASPQSKEEKKKFGPFTRLARSFIPQDSQHYLGPQEKAHIPHFNPDRPADGNPDKNSIQDSTTKAWSLSWAGSGSYDDSSTPVLSALKRLSSRSVSSSKSLENLTSPTKERTQSNSREQINRSVDDVSSLPPSTSTLNSKTSMSVPVLQQDETDSDSALDTNVRYRRNTSSSTSTLSLSSGMASMSSVSGSMSSIYPADFGDIEVQGSIQFAVNYIQKLGEFHIFVVLCRDLAIADTKKNRSDPYVKCYLLPDKTKLGKRKTNVKKKTLNPTYNEILRFKITMEVLKTQNLNISVWHNDTFGRNSYLGEVDLDLSEWDFNNTQINEYALKANVSAQKPAPSPSRLMGSRGQMKVALRFLPQTTHSTTVSRMETGEVQIWVKDCKNLPPVRGVIIDPFVKCTVLPDTSRKSRQKTRVVKRTANPMFNHTMVYDGFRAEDLREACVEITVWDHDRLNNHYIGGLRLGLGTGKSYGVDVLWMDSTTDEASLWQRMLQSTGEWVEDVLPLRMLEVAKNTSK; encoded by the exons ATATCAGAGCCCTTATCAAAGCCTAGAGGATACTCCAAAACCAATTCTACCATCACCCACAAAG cagagaacaaatCCATTCAACAGGAAGCCTGCTTTTGCAGAAGAGGATAGTGGATTAGTAGCTAaagcagctcaaacacagacatcaaaTCAAG aAATTATACCATCACCTGAAACTAGACAGGCCACCAATGATACCCCCATCAGCCAGAATGCATCTGTATCAATGCCCATGTGTGAAAACAGCAGTATTTCTCAGGACAGTTTTCTTGAGGTTGATGTGTCCGGAGGCAAACAGACTAAGGTTGCTGCTCCGCGGGGCATCCTCAAACATTTGTCTGCATCCAGCTCCACAGACAGTCTGCCGTCTTGCCTGGAACCGCAATATCCATGTAGCCTGGATTGTCCCACTGATACATGGATAGACAGGAAGCAGGTGAGGTTCAGCACTGCAGTCAGTCAGAGTGGTGTGAAGTGGCAGGATGGAAAGGAGGTGGGAGAGCACAGTTTGTTGGACACTGATTCATCTACTCCTGAAAATGCCAGTGACCTTGAAAAGGCTGGCAGCAGCCCTGCTGGCACACATGAGCCTTCACTCAAACACAGTCAAGTGGATTCACAGGAAGGAGAACCTGGTTGTAAATACGAGGCAAACATCCAAGAACAAGAAGCAGGCCAACACCTAGTCTTTGGCG ATGTCTCTGAGCTCTTTCGTTCAGCGCTACCAAGCTCTGCATTGTCCACCTTGGTTTCTGCTAACCAAGAGGTAGGTAATCAAGAAGCACAGCCGGGAGACGACTGTCAGTCTCAGGACACCGACCAAGCAGCCAGACACAGCATTCACCCTGCTGAGGCCTTGTCAGGTACCAAGCAGTCAACTACTGGCAGCTCAAAGACATCTCATTCTGTCTCACCAAAACCAAGACAAAGATTACTTGGAATTTTTAgtagagagaaagacaaagctGCACCACAGCAAGGTCCACAGAAGGAAGAGACAAGTGTGTTTAACCAGGGCGAGCCATACAACACACAGAATCTTTCAAAAGGTGTAGCAGATCTGACTGTGGACAAACCCCAAAGTAACATCAAAGAAATCAAACCACCTCAGACGACAGAAGTGAAAACACTGCAACTTCTGGCAATGCAGACCACCCCGTTTAAAGACACAATGAACTCAGATGCTGCAGACACATGCCAAAGCAGCGGTGACAAAAGAGAAGGGGCAAGACATGAAGATGGTGCTAAGATGGCTTCATATGGCATTCCAACTAACACTGTTGTAAAGGACATGAACAGCAATCTCTCACCTCTAATAGAAACACCAGACGAGGATCCTGATAGCAGGTTCCAGGAAAAGAGTTTGTCACCACAGGGTCACAGCCGCCTATCAGAGGATCTTTTAGAAAATGATGGCACATATAGAGCTAATCCAGTCCTCATCTGTGAGGAGACAGATGACTCTTTATCAGGTTCAGTAACAGAGTTGCAGAGTTCTGAGCCACAGGAAAGCATCATCTCTCCTGTTGCTTTTGACACCCACAAATCAGAAGAGAACATCATAGTTCCTCTTTCCCAGcaatcctcttcctctcccacaGAGGACAGGCCAGCAAAGATTAGTGAGCTTAAGCATTTCTGGGAGAAAGAATACACAGGACCTAAGGTAGTCACTACAAGAGTCAGAGAGGCCTCTAGCACTTCGGTCCTCACAAACAAAGCCGCTTCTCTTCACTCTGATGTCAGAGCATCCCTGGAGAGCACAGAGAAGTCTGAGCGAGAGGCGCAAACATCTCCATACAAAACCAAGAAGTCTTTAACAGTGACAGACAAGGGTTTTGTCAGTCAGAGTCCAGAAAAGTCACAGCTGAAAAGCTCTGGTAATAGTGTGGATGTGCAGTCAACAAGTGTCCAACTCCAAATGAAGGCTGATGTAGAATCTCAAGAAAGGCCCCTTAGTACTACTATACCCCATCCTCCAAGATCAAAAGACCAGGATGACGAAGTCAAGAGGAGTCCATCTAAGACCTGCCACCCAAAAGTCTTACCTCGAGAATCTTCTATTTCCAAAGGATCCAGTCTGGAACGGTCTCCCCTGAAAACCTTTCCAATAGACATCAACCCCCAAACTAACGCCAGTGAAGAGCAACAAGTGAAGCCGACACCTGTGCCGAGACAGAGAAAGAGTCCTTTACATGGAGCAAAGGAGACAGACGCCAATCTGAGCACAGACACCACCTCACCTGTTCTTCTTTCACATCAGGTGGACAGAGGGGCCTTTTTAGGCCATCTAGCTACACAGAATAATTTAACCTCCCCAGCTTCACCACAATccaaagaagagaaaaagaagttTGGGCCCTTTACACGGCTTGCTCGATCGTTCATCCCTCAGGACTCTCAGCACTACCTTGGGCCTCAGGAGAAGGCACACATTCCTCACTTTAACCCAGACAGGCCTGCTGATGGGAATCCTGACAAAAACTCCATCCAAGACTCAACTACCAAGGCCTGGTCTCTGTCTTGGGCAGGTTCAGGCA GTTATGATGACAGTTCAACCCCCGTTCTGTCAGCTCTAAAACGACTATCTTCTCGGAGTGTGTCGTCTTCAAAAAGCCTGGAAAATCTCACCTCACCAACAA AAGAAAGGACCCAAAGTAACTCAAGAGAACAAATAAATCGAAGTGTGGATGATG TTTCTTCACTTCCACCGTCAACTTCTACTCTCAACTCCAAAACAAGCATGTCAGTGCCTGTCCTACAGCAGGATGAG ACGGACAGTGACAGCGCCTTGGATACCAACGTGAGATACAGAAGgaacaccagcagctccacctctacTCTAAGTCTCTCCTCAGGGATGGCGTCCATGTCCTCT GTAAGTGGCAGCATGAGCAGCATTTACCCAGCAGATTTTGGTGACATTGAGGTCCAGGGGAGCATCCAGTTTGCTGTCAATTACATTCAGAAGCTGGGAGAGTTCCACATCTTTGTGGTACTCTGCAGGGATCTGGCTATCGCTGACACCAAGAAGAACCGTTCTGACCC atacGTGAAATGTTATCTTCTTCCTGACAAAACAAAGTTGGGAAAGAGAAAAACGAATGTTAAAAAGAAGACCTTAAACCCAACCTACAATGAAATCCTCAGG TTTAAAATTACAATGGAGGTGCTGAAGACTCAGAATCTGAACATCTCAGTGTGGCACAATGACACGTTTGGGCGGAACAGCTACCTGGGCGAGGTGGACCTGGATTTGTCAGAGTGGGACTTTAACAACACACAGATAAATGAATATGCACTGAAAGCCAAT GTCTCGGCACAGAAACCAGCACCGTCTCCCTCACGGCTGAtgggcagcagaggacagatgaAAGTTGCTTTGAGATTCCTGCCACAGACAACTCACA GTACGACAGTATCTAGGATGGAGACTGGTGAGGTGCAGATTTGGGTGAAGGACTGCAAGAATCTTCCACCAGTCAGAGGAGTCATCATTGACCCATTCGTGAAGTG TACTGTACTTCCTGACACGAGCCGCAAAAGCAGACAGAAGACACGGGTGGTGAAGAGGACGGCAAACCCCATGTTCAACCACACCATGGTGTATGATGGCTTCCGAGCAGAGGACCTCCGAGAAGCCTGCGTGGAGATCACAGTGTGGGATCACGACCGACTGAACAACCACTACATTGGAGGTCTTAGACTCGGGCTAGGGACAG GGAAGAGTTACGGAGTGGATGTCCTCTGGATGGATTCAACAACAGATGAAGCAAGTTTATGGCAGAGAATGTTACAATCTACTGGTGAATGGGTGGAGGATGTCTTACCTCTGAGGATGTTAGAAGTTGCAAAGAACACATCAAAATGA